From the genome of bacterium:
GAACTTCTCGAACACATCGTCATCACAACGCATGATCTCCATGAGACGACCCCGCTCATCGGGGATGACTTTCAGGGGTTTGACTTTGACTCCATCGATCATATCCAACTCCTTTCCAAAGCTTCTAACCACAGCGCGGTCATTCCCGGACCGCATCACAGGGTTTAACAGGGTTAAATCAAACATATGGGCTAAGATTTATATTTTGCCTGTGCAATCAACCCGTCGTCAATGTCATGGGTGACAAGCT
Proteins encoded in this window:
- a CDS encoding dTDP-4-dehydrorhamnose 3,5-epimerase produces the protein MIDGVKVKPLKVIPDERGRLMEIMRCDDDVFEKF